The proteins below come from a single Gimesia alba genomic window:
- a CDS encoding ABC transporter ATP-binding protein — protein sequence MIETRNLTKRYGDLIAVNNINLSLGEGDVFGFIGPNGSGKTTTMRMIATLLSPDYGEAYVCGKSIYTHPEEIRRLVGFMPDFFGVYDDMTVLEYLEFFASAYRIKGPQRRKVCEEKLELVDMTFKRDAMVNQLSRGQTQRIGLARVLLHEPQVLLLDEPASGLDPRARIEIRNLLKRLGELKKTVIVSSHILPELADVCTRVGMIEKGNLIVDDNVDEVMKKARQRILLYVGVSENTEKAAALLESHDLVSDIEIQNNVMLVTLQNDVKDYTFLPSLLINEGFKLNLFREEEINLETAFMELTKGLVQ from the coding sequence GTGATTGAAACACGCAATTTAACCAAACGTTATGGCGACTTGATCGCTGTCAACAATATCAACCTGAGCTTGGGAGAAGGCGATGTCTTTGGTTTTATCGGCCCCAATGGCTCCGGTAAAACCACCACCATGCGGATGATCGCCACACTGCTCAGCCCCGATTACGGTGAAGCATACGTTTGTGGGAAATCGATCTATACGCATCCCGAAGAAATCCGAAGGCTCGTCGGCTTCATGCCTGACTTCTTTGGTGTCTACGATGATATGACCGTTCTGGAATATCTTGAATTTTTTGCTTCCGCCTACCGAATCAAAGGACCACAGCGTCGGAAAGTCTGCGAAGAAAAACTGGAACTGGTCGACATGACCTTCAAGCGAGACGCGATGGTTAATCAGCTCTCTCGCGGACAGACGCAACGCATCGGCCTGGCGCGCGTCCTGCTGCACGAACCCCAGGTTCTTTTGCTCGATGAACCAGCCAGTGGTCTCGACCCACGTGCGCGAATCGAAATCCGCAATCTACTGAAACGCCTAGGAGAACTCAAGAAAACAGTGATCGTCTCCAGTCACATTCTGCCCGAACTGGCTGACGTCTGTACGCGCGTCGGAATGATCGAAAAAGGCAATCTGATCGTAGACGATAACGTGGACGAAGTCATGAAAAAAGCAAGGCAGCGGATTCTGCTCTACGTCGGCGTGAGCGAAAATACAGAAAAAGCCGCCGCCCTGCTTGAGTCTCATGATCTGGTATCAGACATTGAAATCCAAAATAATGTCATGCTGGTCACTCTGCAAAATGATGTTAAAGATTATACTTTCCTTCCCTCGCTGTTGATCAATGAGGGGTTCAAGCTGAACTTGTTCCGCGAAGAGGAAATCAATCTGGAAACAGCATTCATGGAATTGACCAAAGGTCTGGTCCAATAA